From the genome of Pseudomonadota bacterium, one region includes:
- a CDS encoding TauD/TfdA family dioxygenase, producing the protein MTFEIYKLSKNLGAEVKGLDLQDTLSPSIKTKLNDAFVENNILVFRNQRLNAKQFLAAAKQLGQPTIQKLSQYKVPGCPMVSYVSNQEKTDAGNPKLLGKEWHTDHSFQPEPPKATLLHGVKLPKRGGDTWFANMRHAYDTLPDKLKDRINGLEAIHAYRESRNIMTKNERNAETLTDAEERNLNIVHPVVRTHDINGSKSIYLNPLRIKRFIGMDPDESSELLERLIHHSTKENLVYAHRWQQGDVIIWDNRQTMHRVDHNYDLCEERLMHRIILKGIKPE; encoded by the coding sequence ATGACATTTGAAATATATAAGCTTTCGAAAAACTTGGGCGCCGAGGTGAAAGGTCTTGATTTGCAGGACACTTTGAGTCCCTCAATTAAAACCAAATTAAATGATGCATTCGTCGAAAACAATATTCTGGTCTTTCGTAATCAGAGGCTTAACGCGAAACAATTTCTTGCAGCCGCTAAACAGCTTGGGCAGCCGACAATCCAAAAGCTCTCGCAATATAAAGTACCTGGCTGCCCAATGGTATCCTACGTGTCAAATCAAGAAAAAACTGATGCGGGAAACCCAAAATTACTAGGTAAAGAATGGCATACAGATCATTCCTTTCAACCTGAACCACCGAAAGCCACATTACTTCATGGAGTTAAACTTCCAAAACGGGGTGGAGATACCTGGTTTGCGAATATGAGACACGCTTATGACACGTTACCGGACAAACTTAAAGATCGTATCAACGGACTAGAGGCAATACATGCCTATCGGGAGAGCCGGAATATAATGACAAAAAATGAACGCAATGCGGAAACACTAACGGATGCTGAGGAACGAAATTTAAACATAGTACATCCAGTTGTGCGAACCCACGATATAAATGGATCCAAGTCGATCTACCTTAACCCCCTTCGAATAAAACGCTTTATAGGAATGGATCCCGATGAGAGTTCTGAGCTATTGGAACGCTTGATACACCACTCCACCAAAGAAAATCTTGTTTATGCTCATAGATGGCAACAAGGAGATGTGATCATCTGGGATAATCGTCAGACCATGCACCGCGTTGATCATAATTACGATTTATGCGAGGAACGCCTTATGCATCGAATCATTCTCAAGGGTATAAAGCCAGAGTGA
- a CDS encoding amidohydrolase family protein produces the protein MNTLNDKHQLTLTDSGRKPQLKLPPNSCETHSHIYGPLEKYPLWPGRLGEPICSLNAYNEMLDRLGFDRAVIVQPSAYGSDNRCTLKSIAARGLETTRGVCVTRKDISEKELWKLHTQGIRGLRFFLMADDFALEDAIPMAEKVAPLGWHIQFQDDGVWLEEAVSIFQKLPVDCVIDHIGRIGAGQSADTNGFNALLKFFETGRCWIKISAPYYMCTDGHHGKNGDFPDYEQVAVYVRALLEVRPDRLVWAANWPHPQFPINDKPDEASCLDAMVDWVPDEAIRKMIFVDNPAKLYDF, from the coding sequence ATGAATACATTGAATGACAAGCATCAGCTTACTCTCACAGATTCTGGCAGGAAACCCCAATTAAAACTCCCTCCAAACTCATGTGAAACTCACTCACACATTTATGGGCCGCTAGAAAAATATCCTCTTTGGCCGGGGCGTTTAGGCGAGCCTATATGTTCACTAAATGCTTATAACGAGATGTTAGATAGGCTTGGTTTCGATCGCGCCGTAATCGTTCAGCCATCAGCGTATGGATCGGACAATCGATGTACACTGAAATCGATAGCCGCGCGGGGCCTGGAAACAACTCGTGGCGTTTGTGTTACCAGGAAAGACATATCAGAGAAAGAACTATGGAAACTCCACACACAAGGAATTCGTGGTTTGCGGTTTTTTTTGATGGCGGATGATTTCGCGCTTGAAGATGCTATTCCAATGGCTGAAAAGGTTGCTCCGTTGGGCTGGCATATACAGTTCCAAGACGACGGGGTATGGTTAGAAGAAGCGGTCAGTATATTTCAAAAATTACCGGTAGATTGTGTAATAGATCACATCGGGCGGATAGGTGCAGGCCAATCGGCAGACACTAATGGTTTTAATGCCTTACTCAAATTTTTCGAAACTGGCCGCTGCTGGATTAAGATATCGGCACCTTATTACATGTGCACCGATGGTCACCACGGCAAAAACGGGGATTTCCCTGATTATGAGCAAGTTGCCGTTTATGTTAGGGCACTTTTGGAGGTGCGGCCCGATCGGCTAGTGTGGGCCGCGAACTGGCCCCATCCACAATTTCCCATAAATGATAAGCCAGACGAGGCATCCTGTTTGGATGCAATGGTGGACTGGGTTCCAGACGAAGCGATTAGAAAAATGATTTTCGTAGATAACCCTGCTAAGTTGTATGACTTTTAA
- a CDS encoding TauD/TfdA family dioxygenase, protein MEIRKLSEFVGAEIIGIDAGVAINKDTRNKIYKTWVDHSVLLLRNQNISPQEFVLFGKQFGVPIIQTLSDMNIQGCPELAYISSEDRDIHGSGKRIIRGTSWHTDHSYAEVPPKATILLGIDIPDKGGDTEFTSSTAAFEALSPEERTNLENKFSTHAYQSSRSPRPMAVRAAKDEKRYPGDVTHPLVRTNPDTGRRSIYVNTVRTECILNMDREKSDALLDKLYAHLDQEKFQYRHKWKPGDIIIWDNRSVLHKANGDYEGKRFLYRMMIEGEKPVL, encoded by the coding sequence ATGGAAATTAGAAAACTTAGTGAATTCGTAGGAGCGGAGATCATCGGCATAGATGCCGGAGTGGCAATTAATAAAGATACTAGAAACAAAATATACAAGACGTGGGTAGACCACTCCGTATTGTTACTGCGCAACCAAAATATCTCTCCACAAGAATTTGTTCTTTTCGGCAAACAATTTGGGGTCCCCATAATCCAAACACTGAGCGATATGAACATTCAAGGCTGTCCTGAACTCGCCTACATATCTAGCGAAGACCGTGATATTCACGGGTCAGGAAAACGAATTATCCGAGGAACCAGCTGGCATACGGATCACTCTTATGCAGAGGTCCCACCAAAAGCAACCATATTACTAGGCATAGACATCCCAGATAAAGGTGGAGACACCGAATTTACTTCATCAACCGCAGCTTTTGAAGCACTCAGTCCGGAAGAACGTACAAACCTCGAAAATAAATTCTCAACACATGCCTACCAAAGCAGTCGTAGCCCAAGACCAATGGCTGTTCGAGCCGCTAAAGACGAAAAGCGGTATCCTGGTGATGTGACACACCCACTTGTCAGAACTAACCCTGACACGGGCCGCAGGTCAATTTACGTTAATACCGTGCGAACAGAGTGCATTCTAAACATGGACAGAGAAAAGAGTGATGCGTTGCTTGACAAGTTATATGCCCATCTCGATCAAGAAAAATTCCAATACCGCCACAAATGGAAACCTGGAGACATTATTATTTGGGATAATCGAAGTGTTCTCCATAAAGCAAATGGTGATTACGAGGGTAAACGATTTCTTTATAGGATGATGATTGAGGGCGAAAAGCCGGTACTCTAA
- a CDS encoding asparaginase, translated as MTKPKIALVTTGGTIGSKGKNSLDTFDYVAHGERYGPRELLDLFPEAASVADVTPVDFGRISSSAIGPETWLELLAKVEDVAKVHDGIVITHGTASLEETAYFLHLAHKSQNTIVVIGAQRPSSGFATDGGANLRNGLQVASAPECKGMGVLTILNNEIQCAREVTKTSTYRLQTFRTPDMGMLGHADPDDRISVYRKPTRRHAPDTEFNVAGRDSLPRVDIIYSYAGASGDQVAAVIAGGAEAIVMATMPPGTPAPDQKRALQEANAKGIPVIFSSRAGSGRVLDRSEYFNQGWISADNLNPQKARILTMMALTVSKETSELRRMFAEY; from the coding sequence ATGACTAAGCCAAAAATTGCTCTTGTAACTACCGGGGGCACGATAGGATCAAAGGGTAAAAACAGCCTTGACACCTTTGACTACGTGGCCCACGGAGAGAGATATGGGCCAAGGGAATTATTAGATTTATTTCCGGAGGCCGCTTCAGTAGCCGACGTAACACCTGTCGACTTTGGTCGGATCTCCAGTTCTGCCATTGGGCCTGAGACATGGCTTGAGTTATTGGCTAAGGTTGAAGATGTCGCAAAGGTCCACGATGGTATTGTAATAACTCATGGCACAGCCAGTTTAGAAGAAACCGCTTATTTTCTCCACTTGGCTCACAAATCTCAGAACACGATTGTGGTTATAGGAGCTCAGAGGCCCTCGTCGGGGTTTGCCACTGATGGAGGTGCCAATCTTAGGAATGGCCTTCAAGTCGCTAGCGCGCCCGAATGTAAGGGCATGGGAGTACTGACTATTCTTAATAATGAGATCCAGTGCGCACGTGAAGTTACCAAGACTTCGACCTACAGGCTTCAGACCTTTCGCACTCCGGACATGGGAATGCTCGGCCATGCGGACCCAGATGACCGTATTTCTGTTTACCGAAAACCCACTCGAAGACATGCGCCAGACACAGAATTCAACGTGGCTGGGCGAGATAGCCTGCCGCGTGTCGACATAATTTATTCGTATGCTGGTGCATCAGGCGATCAAGTTGCGGCGGTAATTGCAGGGGGTGCAGAAGCAATTGTGATGGCAACCATGCCTCCTGGGACTCCGGCCCCTGACCAAAAGCGGGCACTGCAAGAAGCTAATGCCAAAGGCATACCCGTTATATTCTCTTCTCGAGCCGGTTCCGGTCGTGTATTGGACCGTTCCGAATATTTCAATCAGGGTTGGATAAGTGCAGACAATCTCAATCCGCAGAAGGCGCGGATACTGACTATGATGGCACTTACTGTATCAAAAGAAACATCAGAATTGCGACGAATGTTTGCTGAATATTGA
- the nthA gene encoding nitrile hydratase subunit alpha, which yields MPHEHDQSEFQKDTEGPDITETQVREIAVRELLIEKGILTADQIRKQVEDWEQKTPALGSKIIARAWCDNDFKKLLLEDGTKAVAQYDVGMGDLELKVIENTPEVHNVVVCTLCSCYPRPVLGLPPAWYKSSNYRRRLIREPRTVLKEFGTDIPEEIELRVHDSTADLRYLVLPMRPDQTKNMTEKQLSKLVTRDSMIGVTTVRVA from the coding sequence ATGCCTCATGAACACGATCAGTCCGAATTTCAGAAAGATACTGAAGGGCCAGATATAACAGAAACGCAAGTTCGTGAAATAGCAGTCCGTGAACTTTTAATTGAAAAGGGCATTTTGACCGCAGACCAAATTCGAAAACAAGTTGAGGATTGGGAGCAGAAGACGCCCGCTTTAGGTAGTAAAATCATTGCACGTGCCTGGTGCGATAATGATTTCAAGAAGCTACTTTTGGAAGACGGCACTAAAGCGGTCGCTCAATATGACGTTGGGATGGGCGATTTAGAACTGAAGGTCATTGAGAATACACCTGAGGTTCATAATGTTGTAGTCTGTACACTCTGCTCTTGTTACCCAAGACCAGTCCTTGGTTTACCACCTGCATGGTATAAAAGCTCTAATTACCGACGTAGGTTAATTCGCGAGCCGAGGACTGTTCTGAAGGAATTTGGAACTGATATACCAGAAGAAATTGAGTTGAGAGTACATGATAGTACAGCAGATCTCCGTTATTTAGTGTTACCCATGCGCCCCGATCAGACCAAAAACATGACTGAAAAACAGCTTTCGAAGCTTGTTACTCGAGACTCGATGATTGGTGTTACTACTGTGAGAGTGGCGTAA
- a CDS encoding mandelate racemase/muconate lactonizing enzyme family protein gives MKIDKVEAIAIEVPLPKPFAGATYTVPTRNTIVTRIYTDDGLVSEVYNGDNRKCGPEVARIVMEDIAPLILGLNPICHEKVWEHAFKITTPQGDRKYLMEAIACVDTAVWDLKGKALGCSVNKLMGGYRQRIPITATGGYYQEGRTVESFGEEMQWLISVGMGGCKFKVGGLSPEEDFERVASAREGAGPNFILGCDANQGWTIDEATRFAELVEPLDITWFEEPVRWQDDVRSMAELRKRISIPINAGQSEMTSWGVRRLLDAGAVDIVNFDMSHGGGPTEWLRAATMCGSVGVKLLHHEETHLAVHALAAVPHGLYTDCFPDPERDPIWDKMIVNRPNICDGWIDVPQGPGFNIELDWEAVKKYRTN, from the coding sequence ATGAAGATTGATAAAGTTGAAGCTATAGCCATAGAAGTGCCATTACCCAAACCTTTTGCTGGAGCCACCTATACCGTACCAACCCGTAATACCATCGTAACTCGCATTTATACTGATGATGGTTTAGTGAGTGAGGTGTACAATGGTGATAATCGGAAGTGTGGTCCAGAAGTGGCAAGAATAGTCATGGAGGATATAGCTCCCTTAATTCTCGGCCTTAACCCCATCTGTCATGAAAAGGTCTGGGAACATGCCTTTAAGATTACTACTCCCCAAGGTGACCGAAAATATTTGATGGAGGCAATTGCTTGCGTGGATACCGCAGTTTGGGATTTGAAAGGCAAAGCACTTGGCTGCAGCGTCAACAAGTTGATGGGAGGATACCGCCAACGGATACCCATCACCGCAACCGGGGGCTACTACCAAGAAGGACGGACGGTTGAAAGTTTCGGGGAGGAGATGCAATGGCTCATAAGTGTGGGAATGGGTGGATGTAAGTTTAAAGTTGGGGGCTTAAGCCCGGAAGAAGATTTTGAACGCGTCGCCTCAGCTCGCGAAGGAGCCGGGCCAAATTTTATTCTCGGCTGTGACGCCAACCAAGGCTGGACTATAGATGAAGCAACCCGTTTTGCCGAACTAGTAGAGCCTTTAGATATTACGTGGTTTGAAGAACCTGTACGATGGCAGGATGATGTTCGTTCTATGGCAGAACTTCGAAAGCGTATCTCCATTCCGATCAATGCCGGCCAAAGTGAAATGACAAGTTGGGGTGTGCGGCGTTTGCTTGATGCGGGTGCCGTAGATATTGTCAACTTTGATATGTCGCATGGCGGAGGACCTACAGAATGGCTTCGCGCAGCAACTATGTGCGGATCAGTTGGAGTAAAGCTTTTGCATCATGAGGAAACCCACCTAGCAGTTCATGCGTTAGCGGCAGTCCCGCATGGTCTATACACAGATTGTTTTCCAGACCCTGAACGCGATCCAATTTGGGATAAAATGATCGTGAACCGGCCTAATATTTGTGATGGCTGGATAGATGTGCCTCAAGGGCCGGGTTTTAACATTGAACTTGATTGGGAAGCCGTGAAAAAATATCGCACCAATTAA
- the argH gene encoding argininosuccinate lyase has protein sequence MVRKSKVNLRERLKSAPSEIFVETYFSKKLAKDLEYNFDAEMQIHMAHGLMLVKQGIVPSRDIKKILKLILKIQTEGHRVLSIDYKLEGLYSYTERYIVSRLGPEVGGKLHTGRSRNDMHTTAWRMALRTELLEILSRLAELRKTVLRLSQRHIATVMPGYTHSQHAQPITLGYYLLTLADLLQRDFARIFASLQNTDQCPLGAGALTTTAFPLNRKLVAKALGFPQPMEIAYDAVSNRDDAMESTAALAIFMTNISRLAFDLQAWNTFEYGFIETGDEHSAVSSIMPQKKNPAALEHIKAVAGIVNGAFTSASACVKNTSLSDVADGVTALNEPALDACKHAGSVLLLINEVLSAIVVNKDVMKKQAEIGFGTATELSDVIVRETGFSFRMAHNVVGTVVRNTVGKGGIATDIKSSDLDSAALELFGKRLNLSQKLVSEALNPERNIEQRGLMGGPSSKRMRDMITIRNRELLEDKKKVGAISRRVARARERLINETKTFCKIGGARND, from the coding sequence ATGGTTCGAAAATCAAAAGTTAATCTGCGAGAGCGTCTAAAAAGTGCGCCATCCGAAATTTTTGTTGAGACTTATTTCAGCAAAAAATTAGCAAAAGACCTTGAATATAATTTTGATGCAGAAATGCAGATACATATGGCCCACGGGTTAATGTTGGTAAAACAGGGAATTGTTCCAAGCCGAGACATAAAAAAAATTTTAAAATTAATACTGAAGATACAAACTGAGGGCCACAGAGTACTTAGCATTGATTATAAATTGGAGGGCCTATACTCCTACACCGAGCGCTACATAGTGTCGAGGTTGGGTCCAGAGGTGGGAGGAAAATTGCATACCGGGCGCAGCCGCAACGATATGCACACCACAGCCTGGCGCATGGCACTGCGGACTGAATTGCTTGAGATTCTCTCTCGATTAGCTGAACTGCGAAAAACAGTTTTGAGGCTTTCACAACGACATATCGCAACCGTGATGCCAGGTTATACGCATTCCCAACACGCCCAGCCAATTACGCTGGGTTATTACCTGTTGACCTTGGCGGATCTGTTGCAACGTGATTTTGCCCGTATTTTCGCCTCTCTTCAAAATACTGATCAATGCCCACTGGGTGCTGGTGCTTTGACTACGACAGCGTTTCCGCTAAACCGTAAGCTTGTGGCTAAAGCGCTTGGTTTTCCTCAGCCGATGGAAATCGCTTATGATGCAGTTTCAAATCGTGATGATGCGATGGAGTCGACGGCAGCGTTGGCAATTTTTATGACAAACATTTCCCGTCTCGCTTTTGATTTGCAGGCATGGAACACCTTTGAATACGGTTTTATAGAGACTGGCGATGAACACTCTGCGGTTTCATCTATTATGCCGCAGAAGAAAAATCCGGCTGCCCTTGAACACATAAAAGCAGTGGCTGGGATTGTGAACGGCGCATTCACCTCAGCCTCGGCCTGTGTCAAGAACACCTCGCTTAGTGACGTGGCTGACGGCGTAACTGCTCTCAATGAGCCGGCACTTGATGCGTGCAAACATGCAGGTAGTGTATTGTTGCTAATAAATGAAGTACTTTCTGCTATTGTCGTTAATAAAGACGTTATGAAAAAACAGGCGGAAATTGGCTTCGGCACTGCAACGGAGTTATCGGATGTGATAGTTCGTGAGACTGGTTTTTCATTCCGCATGGCGCACAATGTAGTTGGTACCGTTGTACGTAATACTGTGGGCAAAGGTGGAATTGCTACTGACATCAAATCCTCTGACCTTGACAGCGCAGCGCTGGAGCTTTTTGGTAAGAGGCTCAACTTGTCTCAGAAACTGGTTAGCGAGGCGCTCAATCCTGAGAGAAACATTGAACAGCGTGGACTTATGGGCGGCCCAAGTTCTAAAAGGATGCGTGATATGATAACAATCAGGAATCGCGAATTGCTCGAGGATAAAAAGAAAGTTGGCGCTATTTCTCGTCGTGTAGCGAGGGCGCGAGAAAGACTGATTAATGAAACAAAAACATTCTGCAAGATTGGAGGTGCCCGAAATGACTAA
- a CDS encoding MFS transporter, producing MPHKPSELASMRTRDFNRVTPNMLFANRNYLKLWFNGGTATTMRWLELLAIGFFTQKATESEFLVAMMFFLRWIPMVLLGSFVGVLAERFDRRKLFLYGIFMLWMVSATLFVLTWFDALEIWHVALGTTINGCLNVIEFPIRRTLIGDVVKSKELVPAMALDSVTNQCTRMAGPFLGVIIEGYLGIIGVYFLGLILHAIGFVLSYSLKPPVQKPRIEKKRVLTEISDGFKHIKTRDMLTATLVVTAIMNAFAMSFSSQIPAIAVEELNLDTNQSSFLAGAEGLGAFIGALIIATRQFTTPGRLLLFGSIIFEIFLIAFSHAPELIFAIPLLVLSGIGHSGFSASQSALMIAYSDPTMRSRTMGVLAVCIGTQPFGILLLGVIAEFYGAPVAIAISASLGTTLLIWAGYKWPAIWSGSFYEPPNDLSHQKQDNDRSNNK from the coding sequence ATGCCGCATAAGCCAAGTGAATTAGCCTCTATGAGGACACGTGATTTTAACAGAGTCACGCCTAACATGTTATTTGCTAACAGAAATTACCTAAAGCTGTGGTTTAACGGCGGCACGGCAACAACCATGCGCTGGCTTGAATTGCTTGCAATAGGTTTTTTTACTCAGAAAGCCACTGAATCTGAATTTCTCGTAGCGATGATGTTTTTTCTTCGTTGGATACCAATGGTCCTTCTAGGAAGCTTCGTTGGAGTACTTGCCGAGAGATTTGACCGCCGCAAGCTATTCCTCTACGGCATTTTTATGCTTTGGATGGTGTCAGCTACACTTTTTGTTTTAACCTGGTTTGATGCGCTAGAGATCTGGCACGTAGCTCTTGGGACAACCATTAATGGCTGTCTAAACGTTATCGAATTTCCAATTCGCCGAACTCTTATCGGAGATGTTGTAAAATCTAAAGAACTTGTACCTGCCATGGCGCTTGATTCTGTTACTAACCAGTGTACGCGAATGGCCGGACCATTTCTTGGAGTGATTATCGAAGGATATCTCGGGATAATTGGGGTTTATTTCTTAGGTTTGATTTTGCATGCCATCGGTTTTGTACTATCGTACTCTCTTAAACCCCCTGTGCAGAAACCAAGAATAGAGAAAAAACGGGTGCTAACTGAGATAAGCGATGGGTTCAAACATATCAAAACACGTGACATGCTTACTGCGACATTAGTGGTCACGGCGATAATGAACGCTTTTGCCATGTCATTTTCATCACAGATACCAGCAATAGCAGTTGAAGAACTAAATTTAGATACAAACCAATCCAGCTTTCTTGCAGGAGCCGAAGGTTTGGGTGCATTTATTGGTGCTTTAATAATAGCAACACGCCAGTTTACAACTCCCGGTCGTCTTCTTCTCTTTGGCTCAATCATATTCGAGATTTTCCTTATCGCATTTTCCCATGCACCCGAACTAATTTTTGCAATACCCCTATTGGTGTTGAGCGGGATTGGCCATTCCGGTTTCTCCGCCAGCCAATCCGCCCTAATGATTGCATATTCTGATCCGACCATGCGATCCCGTACAATGGGGGTACTTGCTGTATGTATCGGCACCCAGCCATTCGGCATTCTTCTCCTGGGAGTTATTGCAGAATTTTATGGGGCCCCTGTTGCAATTGCGATCTCGGCAAGTTTGGGAACAACGTTACTCATTTGGGCAGGCTATAAATGGCCTGCAATCTGGAGTGGTAGTTTTTACGAACCACCAAATGATCTAAGCCATCAGAAGCAAGACAATGATCGCAGTAACAACAAGTGA
- a CDS encoding rhodanese-like domain-containing protein, whose product MDSQINPEDLKKMLHDGGELALLDVREDGEFGEGHILYANPCAYSHLEARVTKRVPRKTTRIVLVDGGNAIAEKASTRLSEVGYSNIMILNGGISSWAEVGYTLFKGVNVPCKAFGEMVEHYTKTPHISPQELKDIQEDGKSHVVLDGRTPKEFNRMSIPGGISVPNAELIYRVHDLAPDPETTIVINCAGRTRSIIGAQTLINAGIPNRVVALKGGTMGWTLAGFDLENGATRKYDRLSEEGKKTAKQRADKIKEDLHIETVSFETLKCWQRDPERTLFLLDVRSAEEFADGHLPGSTHAPGGQLVQACDEWIATLGARLILLDDENNIRAITAAHWLKQMGWDVWVLEGGVLPHAINVGSETPKFYGSKELSFATITTAELENDIANGEAVVVDTDVSWLYRAEHIPGAIWCTRARINNLVPKMIPGKKIVLYSEHETRAWLLAMDLSEVVEEPIAILRGGREKWRKEGRALNSSPEVPSNSEQLDFLFFVHDRHQGNEQAMREYLEWEEGLPTQIIEDGDARYQVFTK is encoded by the coding sequence ATGGATTCTCAAATAAACCCTGAAGACCTTAAGAAAATGCTGCATGATGGCGGTGAATTAGCATTACTTGATGTGCGCGAAGATGGGGAGTTTGGCGAAGGTCATATACTCTATGCTAATCCGTGTGCATATTCACATTTAGAGGCGCGCGTCACCAAACGAGTCCCACGTAAAACTACTCGTATTGTATTAGTTGATGGGGGAAACGCCATTGCAGAGAAGGCTTCTACACGTCTCTCAGAGGTCGGTTATTCGAACATAATGATCCTGAATGGAGGCATCTCCAGTTGGGCTGAAGTTGGATACACTCTATTTAAGGGAGTCAATGTGCCATGCAAGGCGTTTGGAGAGATGGTTGAACATTACACCAAGACACCTCACATCTCACCCCAAGAGTTGAAAGACATTCAAGAGGACGGCAAATCCCACGTTGTCCTAGATGGCCGAACCCCGAAAGAATTCAATAGGATGAGCATCCCAGGAGGAATTAGCGTGCCAAACGCTGAACTAATCTACCGCGTTCATGATTTAGCTCCAGACCCAGAAACCACAATTGTAATAAATTGTGCTGGACGCACACGCTCAATTATTGGGGCACAGACACTTATTAACGCTGGAATACCTAATCGAGTTGTTGCACTTAAGGGAGGGACCATGGGATGGACCCTGGCGGGTTTCGATCTTGAAAATGGTGCAACTCGGAAATACGACAGATTATCAGAGGAAGGCAAGAAAACTGCCAAGCAACGTGCTGATAAAATCAAGGAAGATCTTCACATTGAGACAGTTTCCTTTGAGACCTTAAAATGCTGGCAAAGGGACCCCGAGCGGACACTTTTTCTCTTGGATGTTAGAAGTGCGGAGGAATTTGCGGATGGTCATTTACCCGGGTCAACACATGCCCCTGGCGGTCAGTTGGTCCAAGCATGTGATGAATGGATTGCTACTCTCGGCGCCCGCCTCATCCTACTCGATGATGAAAATAATATACGGGCAATTACAGCCGCCCATTGGTTGAAGCAGATGGGATGGGATGTTTGGGTATTAGAGGGCGGCGTACTACCACACGCGATCAACGTGGGATCAGAAACACCTAAATTTTATGGCTCTAAAGAACTAAGTTTCGCGACCATCACCACTGCGGAGCTGGAAAACGACATTGCAAATGGCGAGGCCGTAGTGGTTGATACCGATGTTAGCTGGCTTTACCGTGCAGAACATATCCCTGGTGCCATATGGTGCACACGTGCACGTATTAATAACCTCGTTCCTAAGATGATACCTGGAAAAAAAATTGTCTTATATTCCGAGCATGAAACAAGAGCATGGCTACTCGCCATGGATCTTTCCGAAGTCGTTGAGGAGCCTATCGCGATACTCCGTGGGGGACGTGAGAAATGGCGGAAAGAGGGCCGTGCATTAAATAGCTCCCCTGAAGTGCCATCAAATTCTGAGCAGCTTGACTTCTTGTTTTTCGTTCATGATCGCCATCAGGGAAATGAACAAGCAATGCGCGAGTATCTCGAATGGGAGGAAGGGTTGCCAACGCAGATTATTGAGGACGGCGATGCACGTTACCAGGTGTTTACAAAGTAA
- a CDS encoding Rieske 2Fe-2S domain-containing protein, with translation MIELCRLTDLCDGEAKGFSVEGGTVAQRLIIIRIGSDIRAYINLCPHIGSRLDGEVGNFMTRGKPGLLFCNSHAAYFRIEDGMCIDGPCEGQKLYPAGVILDGDKIVYTRSGVKVVDEISRVVSTID, from the coding sequence ATGATTGAGCTGTGCCGACTTACTGATCTTTGTGATGGCGAAGCAAAAGGATTTAGCGTTGAGGGTGGGACTGTAGCTCAGCGGTTGATAATAATCCGTATTGGTAGCGATATAAGGGCTTACATTAACCTTTGCCCGCACATAGGTTCTCGATTAGATGGGGAAGTTGGGAACTTTATGACGAGGGGTAAGCCAGGGCTTTTATTTTGCAATTCACATGCCGCATATTTTCGGATTGAAGACGGGATGTGTATTGACGGCCCATGTGAGGGCCAGAAACTTTATCCCGCCGGGGTCATTTTAGACGGGGACAAAATAGTGTACACTCGATCCGGAGTAAAAGTAGTGGACGAAATCTCAAGAGTAGTGTCGACGATCGATTAA